One Fibrobacter sp. UWB5 DNA segment encodes these proteins:
- a CDS encoding endo-1,4-beta-xylanase has translation MTSRILKIVALALLYAFTGVFAGPGLADGAAKFVGNIPVDGEVPSDFAKYWNQITPEYECLWVQIEKNRGEFDFSKCDAIYNWAKENGVLFKFNTLVWGSRYPGWVSQLNVEETKDAITAWFDAVAEHYPDLEMIDVVTEAGRSATNQYHSGFGRGNLFIDALGGDNDGDYNFVTTAFKMARERWPKAILIYNDYNTFQWQRDVGINLINTIKKNGAPVDGYGMKGHDLMAMGSSPTNCLNFNILKKYLQEIIDSTQISLFITEYDIATLDDEIQKRCYSEQIPLFMEEEHIAGITLWGYIYGKTWASCNAREQGCSGIIRDGIDRPAMTWLKEYFNFQEDSTTAINGRVHLQANTLQAYDVFDLNGNRLGRLRAYTMDDAVSVLQNTSDIKNQGIYMLRSVKNGSVKQVLIAR, from the coding sequence ATGACTTCTCGAATTTTAAAAATTGTCGCTCTTGCACTTTTATACGCATTTACGGGTGTATTTGCCGGCCCCGGCCTGGCCGACGGTGCCGCCAAATTTGTCGGCAACATTCCGGTTGATGGCGAAGTTCCGTCTGATTTCGCGAAATACTGGAACCAGATTACCCCTGAATACGAATGCCTGTGGGTTCAAATTGAAAAAAATCGTGGCGAATTCGACTTTTCCAAGTGCGATGCGATTTACAACTGGGCAAAAGAGAACGGAGTCCTATTCAAGTTCAACACACTCGTATGGGGCTCACGCTACCCAGGTTGGGTCAGTCAACTTAATGTTGAAGAAACCAAGGATGCCATTACCGCCTGGTTTGATGCTGTCGCGGAGCATTACCCCGACCTAGAAATGATCGATGTGGTAACCGAGGCTGGCCGATCAGCGACAAACCAGTACCACTCTGGATTCGGTAGAGGCAATCTCTTTATCGATGCCCTAGGCGGTGACAACGATGGCGACTACAATTTCGTCACTACGGCCTTCAAGATGGCTCGCGAGCGCTGGCCCAAGGCGATCCTCATTTACAACGACTACAATACGTTCCAATGGCAAAGAGATGTCGGAATAAATCTTATCAATACCATCAAAAAGAACGGTGCGCCAGTCGACGGCTACGGAATGAAAGGACATGATTTAATGGCTATGGGCTCCAGCCCGACAAACTGTCTCAACTTCAATATCCTAAAAAAATACCTACAAGAAATTATAGACAGTACGCAGATTTCATTGTTCATTACCGAATACGATATTGCGACTTTGGACGATGAAATTCAGAAAAGATGCTATTCAGAACAAATCCCCCTCTTCATGGAAGAGGAGCATATTGCTGGCATTACCCTTTGGGGCTATATCTACGGCAAGACATGGGCATCTTGCAACGCAAGGGAACAAGGGTGTTCCGGCATTATCAGGGATGGCATAGACCGCCCGGCAATGACCTGGCTCAAGGAGTATTTCAATTTTCAGGAAGATAGCACAACTGCAATCAATGGCAGAGTCCATCTGCAGGCAAATACCCTTCAGGCATACGACGTGTTTGACCTGAACGGCAACCGCCTCGGCCGCCTGCGCGCCTACACCATGGACGACGCCGTTTCAGTGCTCCAGAATACAAGCGACATCAAGAACCAAGGTATCTACATGCTCCGCTCCGTGAAGAACGGCTCAGTAAAGCAAGTGCTGATTGCACGATAG
- a CDS encoding beta-ketoacyl synthase, protein MHRVVITGIAPIVAMGKGQEFFDNLMAMKPVIKQTDPSYCDGANISKWYVPYPELDISPYKANLRQMTLIASRNAITAAVAALMAKEDAGLDNFDPDTAVFFGGSTMDAEDILMAHNTVKEGRRLHPSSNPKSMANAVPAWISILFGIHGRSQVISTACASGTDAIGAAYEHICMGKAKMAVCGGADQMSCSSELFFRSFDVLGALTHSPDGYPRPFSEERSGFLFSEGGACVLILEEYESAVARGARIYAEITDFQACCDAYHIVKMPENPEQVISMFKNMVQGKTIDYYNAHGTATPVNDQMEATALREVFGSELGHILVNATKSMTGHAIGTSGALEAAVTAYSIKNGIVHGNMIGTPMEGLNLPRETQKCEIHRAITASFGFGGHNSALMLEKI, encoded by the coding sequence ATGCATCGAGTCGTTATTACCGGAATCGCCCCCATTGTCGCGATGGGAAAAGGGCAGGAATTTTTTGACAACCTCATGGCGATGAAGCCCGTCATCAAGCAGACCGACCCGAGTTACTGCGACGGAGCGAACATTTCCAAGTGGTATGTCCCCTATCCCGAACTGGACATTTCCCCGTACAAGGCAAACCTGAGGCAAATGACCCTGATTGCATCACGAAATGCAATTACTGCAGCAGTGGCAGCTCTGATGGCCAAGGAAGACGCCGGGCTAGACAACTTCGATCCCGACACGGCCGTATTCTTCGGCGGAAGCACGATGGACGCCGAAGACATCCTGATGGCCCACAACACGGTAAAGGAAGGCCGACGTCTCCATCCGTCATCGAACCCCAAATCGATGGCCAACGCCGTGCCCGCCTGGATTTCAATCCTGTTCGGAATTCACGGGCGTTCCCAAGTCATTTCGACCGCCTGCGCATCGGGAACGGACGCCATCGGCGCCGCATACGAACACATTTGCATGGGCAAAGCCAAGATGGCCGTCTGCGGTGGCGCAGACCAGATGAGTTGCAGTTCGGAACTCTTCTTCCGTTCCTTTGACGTACTCGGCGCCTTGACCCATTCGCCCGATGGTTACCCTCGCCCGTTTTCCGAGGAACGCAGCGGATTCCTGTTCAGCGAAGGCGGAGCCTGCGTGCTGATTCTCGAAGAATATGAATCGGCCGTGGCACGCGGAGCAAGAATCTATGCCGAAATCACGGATTTTCAAGCTTGCTGCGACGCCTATCATATCGTAAAAATGCCCGAAAACCCCGAGCAAGTCATATCGATGTTCAAAAACATGGTCCAGGGCAAAACGATCGACTATTACAACGCCCACGGAACGGCAACACCCGTCAATGACCAGATGGAAGCCACCGCTTTGCGGGAGGTATTCGGTTCGGAACTCGGCCACATTCTCGTGAACGCCACCAAGAGCATGACCGGACACGCCATCGGTACTTCCGGCGCTTTGGAGGCTGCCGTAACAGCTTATTCCATCAAGAATGGAATTGTTCACGGAAATATGATCGGAACACCGATGGAAGGCCTAAACCTTCCTCGAGAAACGCAAAAATGCGAAATTCACCGCGCAATTACGGCATCATTCGGTTTCGGTGGACACAATTCCGCCCTGATGCTCGAAAAAATCTAA
- a CDS encoding thioesterase II family protein, which yields MKLFCFPHAGGFSLYYGFLQKYEYRNIDRIFLFDYPRNSFKFSGAPTDFKQYTDAAVDYIRTNKAKGDPYMLFGHSMGAFIACEAALAMQNDFGDSPAGVVVSGQNPPYAVTQGKLREMPKDLYAFAKELGGVPQKILDNKKMCERLYRFAEADMKAVAAYQPTKTTPEKRLKCGMLLQGSDDMIVDPKFHNDWDKTFQNIFMDKVFDGGHFYFNNQSEQIAPLLDQYAGAMSREAH from the coding sequence TTGAAACTGTTCTGTTTTCCGCATGCCGGGGGGTTTTCTTTATATTACGGCTTTTTACAAAAATACGAATACCGGAATATTGACCGAATTTTTCTCTTTGACTACCCAAGAAACAGTTTCAAATTCAGTGGCGCACCGACCGATTTCAAGCAATACACCGACGCTGCCGTAGACTACATCAGGACAAACAAGGCCAAAGGCGACCCCTACATGCTTTTTGGACACAGCATGGGAGCCTTTATCGCCTGCGAAGCCGCACTGGCCATGCAGAACGATTTCGGCGATTCTCCGGCAGGAGTCGTCGTTTCCGGTCAAAATCCGCCTTACGCCGTCACCCAAGGCAAGCTCCGCGAAATGCCCAAGGACTTATACGCCTTCGCGAAAGAGCTGGGAGGCGTGCCTCAAAAAATCCTGGACAACAAGAAAATGTGTGAAAGGCTGTACCGGTTTGCTGAGGCCGATATGAAAGCCGTAGCAGCGTACCAGCCGACAAAGACCACTCCCGAAAAGCGCCTAAAATGCGGCATGCTGTTGCAAGGTTCCGACGACATGATTGTCGACCCAAAATTCCATAACGACTGGGACAAGACTTTCCAGAATATTTTCATGGACAAGGTCTTTGACGGAGGCCATTTCTATTTCAACAACCAAAGCGAGCAAATCGCACCGCTGCTAGACCAATACGCCGGAGCAATGTCGAGGGAGGCCCACTAA
- a CDS encoding tyrosine recombinase yields MSLNSNRMDAYLAFLGVERNLSPATIQSYQEDLRHFVGWLDETGLDLKDLTPEKLDEFLTLTAGQTEYSPTSIARHFSSLRGFLKYMQSQGEYDFSTESMLDRPKLGHYLPQYLTREEIDSVFESAANGKNPLRDTALFELMYSAGLRISETLNIKLSQLDLDNEWLTPIGKGNKQRLVPLGSKAKENLKAWIELGRPLTHPTTDNIILNSRGKPMTRMGAWKIVQQHTMHLSKQVSPHTFRHSFATHCLEAGMDLRVLQELLGHADISTTQIYTHIDKEFIKQEHRQFHPREMAGK; encoded by the coding sequence ATGAGCCTCAATTCGAACCGCATGGATGCCTATTTGGCGTTTTTGGGGGTGGAACGCAATCTTTCGCCCGCCACCATCCAGAGCTATCAGGAAGACTTGCGGCACTTTGTCGGCTGGCTAGACGAAACCGGGCTCGACCTCAAGGATTTGACCCCCGAAAAGCTGGACGAATTCCTGACGCTCACCGCCGGACAGACGGAATACTCCCCCACATCCATCGCAAGACACTTTTCGAGCCTGCGCGGGTTCCTCAAGTACATGCAGAGTCAGGGCGAATACGACTTCAGTACGGAATCCATGCTGGACCGCCCAAAGCTCGGGCATTACCTGCCGCAGTACCTGACCCGCGAAGAAATCGACAGCGTTTTTGAAAGTGCGGCCAACGGCAAGAACCCGTTGCGAGACACCGCCCTATTCGAGCTCATGTACAGTGCCGGGCTCCGCATTTCGGAAACCTTGAACATCAAGCTCTCACAGCTGGACCTGGACAACGAATGGCTCACGCCGATCGGCAAGGGCAACAAGCAGCGCCTGGTGCCGCTCGGCAGCAAAGCCAAAGAAAATCTGAAAGCCTGGATCGAGCTTGGCAGGCCCCTCACCCACCCGACCACGGACAACATCATCCTGAATTCCCGCGGCAAGCCCATGACCCGCATGGGAGCCTGGAAAATCGTACAGCAGCATACGATGCACCTGAGCAAGCAAGTCTCGCCGCACACCTTTAGGCACAGTTTTGCAACGCACTGCCTGGAGGCAGGCATGGACCTGCGCGTGCTGCAGGAGCTCCTCGGGCATGCCGATATCAGCACCACGCAAATCTATACGCATATCGACAAGGAATTCATCAAGCAAGAACACCGGCAGTTCCACCCCAGAGAAATGGCCGGAAAATAA
- a CDS encoding sugar phosphate nucleotidyltransferase — MKIVLPVAGNGLRLRPYTENVPKCLLPVAGKTILDWIVEDSLSLKPTETIFITGYKAEAVDSFLEKRPAWGKTRAVVQSNPQGLGEAISLALPYVDDDEPLLIILGDTLFEADLSILHNVDENILYTYKVEDPRRFGVAVTDSTGRITRLVEKPQEFVSDEAIVGIYYIKDTKVLKQSLKYLMDNNIRTKNEFQLTDALQMMLEKGCHFRTAPVQKWLDCGLAETLLETNAHVLKRIDNSASVNLPGVKVIAPCYIGKDAKITNSTIGPNVSVGDGCVVENSTISNAVLWDSVKVSGQTLDNVILHE; from the coding sequence ATGAAGATTGTTCTGCCCGTCGCTGGAAACGGACTGCGTCTGCGGCCTTACACCGAGAATGTGCCGAAGTGCTTGCTGCCTGTTGCCGGTAAGACGATTTTGGATTGGATTGTTGAAGATTCCCTGAGCCTGAAGCCCACGGAAACGATTTTTATTACCGGCTACAAGGCCGAGGCTGTAGACTCTTTTTTGGAAAAGCGCCCTGCTTGGGGTAAAACCCGTGCTGTGGTCCAGTCCAACCCGCAGGGTTTGGGCGAAGCGATCAGCCTCGCACTGCCTTACGTGGATGACGATGAGCCGCTCCTGATTATTCTGGGTGACACCCTTTTTGAAGCGGATCTTTCCATTCTCCATAATGTGGACGAAAATATTCTTTATACCTACAAGGTCGAGGACCCGCGCCGTTTTGGTGTAGCGGTGACCGACAGTACCGGTCGTATTACGCGCTTGGTTGAAAAACCCCAGGAATTCGTGAGTGACGAAGCCATTGTGGGTATCTACTACATCAAGGATACCAAGGTGCTCAAGCAGAGCCTCAAGTACCTGATGGATAACAATATCCGCACCAAGAACGAATTCCAGCTGACGGACGCTCTCCAGATGATGCTCGAAAAGGGCTGCCATTTCCGTACCGCTCCGGTGCAAAAGTGGCTGGACTGCGGCCTGGCCGAAACCCTGCTGGAAACCAACGCCCATGTGCTCAAGCGCATCGACAATTCCGCCTCGGTGAATCTCCCTGGCGTCAAGGTGATTGCTCCGTGCTACATCGGTAAGGACGCTAAGATTACGAATAGCACCATTGGCCCGAACGTGTCGGTAGGCGATGGTTGCGTTGTCGAGAACAGCACCATCAGTAACGCCGTGCTGTGGGATTCCGTCAAGGTGAGCGGCCAGACGCTTGACAACGTGATTCTGCACGAGTAA
- a CDS encoding FISUMP domain-containing protein — translation MRKILRKNTSLYSRLQAALVCAALFAGLNAVTSCSGYGSEYDVNKDYSDLYDDYYSSSYGKSSSYDRYSSSSDRYYSSSARYSSDYEIVALSSSSYFDSTTMVKTVADLDSTCIDGEKKTVVKDSSLYRCAFGVWFKEIKSVPECTQKNENETFYKNAAYICINENWRELTAIEAKLGVCTKALAGKTKVTDNKTYKCDSTLWKVLTLSEATGECTSANNGKTATYGDTSYICRGTTWQKMVQIELDSGVCSKERFGEILRVKPRSSYYDTTYYLCNDYSWTTTTDPEYIIGACDTSKTDSIYNVSGNYYVCENKAWRKTTNIENSYGLCNSKMQGTLKSTYICDKGEWRIATAEEYYGACTDSLKDTQYIYNSKTYACFNQKWNELPAPPVSSMSYCTKKNDGSMYRTTTTPRAYYLCNNYEWQKIDSLSYVYGMCSKDSLGVRKIPHKDSLGYECKETTAGYSWTRLTINDYAACTAATQDSLLKGYVCDNGSWRLQTALEKSIGLCTTKNNGERIKSGSSYYECASGSWKSITEAQYSLGECTTENDSAIAVYKNVQYLCANQKWATPTAVTDSACTSAQNGTLASYKNKIHKCQYVPNFKYYWIYVGDIAIQEGLCNPEREGKLINLDGSHYICKSNWWNGATLNEVMQGTPCGESFTYNHIKYTCSGDEWTPVYNTLKDTRDGQTYKTLQLGEQTWMVENLNYQTTNSWCYQNIDRNCDTYGRLYTWNDAQKACPTGWHLPDAYEYRDVLDVLRYSTEFRELDYWQQNPYGSDNTERISLFKLRGTGIRTDNGTFDYDRRMAGLWYKDSSLTNADTAYAHIAYVVSTIPEEYYSSSNIHHFEISGNTVVAGSPQGYRFTKGTGLNVRCVKD, via the coding sequence ATGCGCAAAATTTTACGCAAAAACACATCCCTATATTCTCGTTTGCAGGCCGCCCTTGTATGCGCCGCCCTGTTTGCCGGGTTGAATGCCGTCACGTCGTGTAGCGGTTACGGTTCCGAGTACGACGTCAACAAGGATTATTCCGACCTGTACGACGACTACTATTCCTCAAGTTACGGGAAATCCTCCAGTTACGACAGGTACAGTTCCTCTAGCGACAGGTATTACAGTTCTTCTGCCCGCTACAGTAGCGATTACGAAATAGTCGCCCTTTCGAGCAGCAGCTACTTCGACTCCACCACCATGGTAAAAACGGTTGCCGACCTGGACTCCACCTGTATCGACGGCGAAAAGAAAACCGTAGTGAAGGACTCCAGCCTGTACCGCTGCGCATTCGGGGTTTGGTTCAAAGAAATCAAGAGCGTTCCCGAATGTACCCAGAAAAACGAAAACGAGACTTTCTACAAGAACGCTGCATACATCTGCATTAACGAGAACTGGCGAGAACTCACCGCAATCGAAGCCAAGCTCGGCGTTTGCACCAAGGCTCTTGCCGGCAAGACAAAGGTCACCGACAACAAGACCTACAAGTGCGACAGCACTCTTTGGAAAGTTTTGACCCTTTCTGAAGCCACGGGCGAATGCACCTCCGCCAACAACGGCAAGACCGCCACTTACGGCGACACAAGCTACATTTGCCGCGGCACGACCTGGCAAAAGATGGTTCAAATCGAACTGGATTCGGGCGTGTGCAGCAAGGAACGCTTTGGCGAAATTCTACGCGTAAAGCCCAGATCTTCTTACTACGATACCACGTATTACCTTTGCAACGACTACTCCTGGACAACTACCACCGATCCTGAATACATCATCGGTGCATGCGACACGTCCAAGACGGACAGCATTTACAACGTGTCCGGTAATTATTACGTATGCGAAAACAAGGCCTGGCGCAAAACGACCAACATCGAAAACAGCTACGGACTTTGCAACAGCAAAATGCAAGGGACATTGAAAAGCACGTACATTTGCGACAAGGGCGAATGGCGTATAGCGACCGCCGAAGAATACTACGGCGCCTGCACAGACTCCCTCAAGGACACCCAATACATCTACAATTCCAAGACCTACGCCTGCTTCAACCAAAAGTGGAACGAACTTCCGGCTCCTCCGGTCAGCAGCATGTCCTACTGCACCAAGAAAAACGACGGATCCATGTATAGGACCACCACAACCCCCAGGGCCTACTACCTTTGCAATAACTACGAATGGCAAAAGATCGACTCGCTTTCTTACGTATACGGAATGTGCAGCAAGGATAGCCTCGGTGTCAGGAAAATCCCGCACAAGGATTCTCTCGGATACGAATGCAAGGAAACCACCGCCGGATACAGCTGGACAAGACTCACGATTAACGACTACGCCGCATGCACCGCGGCAACCCAGGACAGCTTATTGAAAGGCTACGTCTGCGACAACGGCTCATGGCGCTTACAGACCGCCCTTGAAAAGAGCATCGGCCTATGCACCACCAAGAACAACGGCGAAAGAATCAAGTCCGGATCGAGTTACTACGAATGCGCTTCCGGCAGTTGGAAATCCATTACAGAAGCCCAATACAGCCTCGGTGAATGCACAACCGAAAACGACAGCGCCATTGCTGTTTACAAGAACGTCCAATACCTTTGCGCAAACCAAAAATGGGCAACGCCAACCGCGGTAACCGATTCCGCATGTACCAGCGCACAAAATGGGACCTTGGCGTCTTACAAGAATAAAATTCATAAATGTCAGTATGTCCCCAATTTTAAATACTATTGGATATACGTTGGCGATATCGCCATCCAGGAAGGCCTATGCAACCCTGAACGCGAAGGCAAACTAATCAATTTGGACGGCAGCCACTATATTTGCAAATCAAATTGGTGGAATGGAGCCACATTAAACGAAGTCATGCAGGGAACACCATGTGGAGAATCATTCACATATAACCACATCAAATACACCTGTTCCGGTGATGAATGGACTCCAGTCTACAACACGCTAAAGGATACCCGAGACGGGCAAACTTACAAGACCCTCCAGCTGGGCGAACAAACTTGGATGGTCGAAAATTTGAACTATCAAACAACAAATAGCTGGTGCTACCAGAACATAGACCGCAATTGCGATACCTACGGAAGACTCTACACTTGGAATGACGCACAAAAGGCATGCCCTACGGGTTGGCACCTGCCCGACGCCTACGAGTATCGCGACGTGTTGGATGTTTTAAGATATTCCACCGAATTTCGCGAACTTGATTACTGGCAACAGAATCCCTATGGATCTGATAATACCGAGAGGATCAGTTTATTCAAACTCAGGGGTACAGGTATACGCACTGACAACGGAACATTTGATTACGATCGCCGCATGGCGGGACTCTGGTACAAAGATTCCTCGCTAACAAACGCGGATACCGCTTACGCCCATATTGCGTATGTCGTATCAACGATTCCAGAAGAGTATTACTCCTCCAGCAACATCCACCACTTTGAAATAAGCGGAAATACAGTTGTAGCAGGATCACCTCAAGGCTACCGCTTTACCAAGGGAACCGGTCTGAACGTCCGCTGCGTAAAAGACTAG
- a CDS encoding STAS domain-containing protein, with the protein MKSLYVLLNIVLVFFIEVLVMFGHPKFGVEVSENNGTLTLALHGVIESSTADIFEAEMAAACSKSKNLVADFDKVNFISSAGLRVLLSSQKKMIAENGKITLINLHESVREVLELTGFTSLLNIA; encoded by the coding sequence TTGAAATCGCTGTATGTATTACTTAATATTGTGTTGGTGTTTTTTATTGAGGTGCTTGTCATGTTTGGACATCCAAAATTTGGTGTCGAAGTTTCTGAAAATAACGGAACTTTGACTCTTGCATTACATGGTGTAATCGAATCTTCGACAGCTGATATTTTTGAAGCCGAAATGGCGGCTGCATGTTCCAAAAGCAAGAATCTTGTTGCTGATTTTGACAAGGTCAATTTCATTTCGTCTGCCGGTCTGCGAGTGCTTTTGTCTTCTCAAAAGAAGATGATTGCTGAAAATGGGAAAATTACGCTTATCAATTTGCATGAAAGCGTTCGTGAAGTATTGGAACTGACTGGGTTTACCAGTTTGCTGAATATTGCATAA